A region from the Sandaracinus amylolyticus genome encodes:
- a CDS encoding vWA domain-containing protein — protein MSELEALRAKWLARWEDALACWSRYTRLSAPRICVTREELEREKMSTAFALIRLVDHAVAIDLAQIVDKGLESHALAVLAHEIGHHVYCPGDLSDHARVIARVRRALPTREHLAPFVSNLWSDLLINDRLHRSAGVDMAAVYRALGLAERTNAVWWIYLRTYELLWGLTRGSLAERVDSSTPEGMQLEGDAQLAARVVRAYSKDFVRGAGRFASLLLGHLLTDDAAGARQRWAILNDTESIGAGGEVDGLSEVDEGEDDVLHPAEDPEVTGRDTPRDETPSASPRSRGVMRTGTKTPRGPREYGDLLRAIGAYTDEDDVAIRYYTEQARPHLVPFPRRESPRATEPQPEGLEVWEPGSPIERVDWVESVVRSPVVIPGVTTMERTYGESPGADPAREPLDLYVGIDCSGSMGNPRLVHSHAIVAGAVLALSALRAGARVKVVLSGEPGRTISTPGFERDARTVMKLLTSYLGTGTAFGIHRLRDTFADDWPTRRRAVHVLVVTDSDVFGHLGAEREGRSGWSIARDAIERARGGGTYVLRLDPSSHAADVARMRQDGWDVHHVRALEELVAFARAFARSRYHRARR, from the coding sequence GTGAGCGAGCTCGAGGCGCTGCGCGCCAAGTGGCTCGCACGATGGGAGGACGCGCTCGCGTGCTGGAGCCGCTACACGCGCCTCTCTGCGCCGCGGATCTGCGTGACGCGCGAGGAGCTCGAGCGCGAGAAGATGTCGACGGCGTTCGCGCTGATTCGGCTCGTCGATCACGCGGTGGCGATCGACCTCGCGCAGATCGTCGACAAGGGGCTCGAGTCGCACGCGCTCGCGGTGCTCGCGCACGAGATCGGGCACCACGTGTACTGTCCCGGCGATCTCTCGGATCACGCGCGGGTGATCGCGCGGGTGCGGCGCGCGCTGCCGACGCGGGAGCACCTCGCGCCGTTCGTGTCGAACCTGTGGAGCGATCTGCTCATCAACGATCGCCTGCATCGCTCGGCGGGCGTCGACATGGCGGCGGTGTATCGCGCGCTCGGGCTCGCGGAGCGCACGAACGCGGTGTGGTGGATCTACCTGCGCACGTACGAGCTCTTGTGGGGGCTCACGCGCGGATCGCTCGCGGAGCGCGTCGATTCGAGCACGCCCGAGGGGATGCAGCTCGAGGGCGACGCGCAGCTCGCCGCGCGCGTCGTGCGCGCGTACTCGAAGGACTTCGTGCGCGGCGCGGGGCGCTTCGCGTCGTTGCTGCTCGGGCACCTGCTCACCGACGATGCGGCAGGCGCGCGACAGCGGTGGGCGATCCTGAACGACACCGAGTCGATCGGCGCGGGCGGCGAGGTCGACGGGCTCAGCGAGGTCGACGAGGGCGAGGACGACGTCCTGCATCCCGCCGAGGATCCGGAGGTCACCGGCCGCGACACGCCGCGCGACGAGACTCCGAGCGCGAGCCCGCGGTCGCGCGGTGTGATGCGCACGGGCACGAAGACGCCGCGCGGGCCGCGCGAGTACGGCGATCTGCTGCGCGCGATCGGCGCGTACACCGACGAAGACGACGTCGCGATCCGCTACTACACCGAGCAGGCGCGGCCGCACCTCGTGCCCTTCCCGCGGCGCGAGAGCCCGCGCGCGACCGAGCCGCAGCCCGAGGGGCTCGAGGTGTGGGAGCCGGGATCGCCGATCGAGCGTGTGGACTGGGTCGAGAGCGTCGTGCGCAGCCCGGTCGTGATCCCCGGCGTGACGACGATGGAGCGCACGTACGGCGAGTCGCCGGGCGCCGATCCCGCGCGCGAGCCGCTCGATCTGTACGTCGGCATCGACTGCTCGGGATCGATGGGCAACCCGCGGCTCGTGCACAGCCACGCGATCGTCGCGGGCGCGGTGCTCGCGCTCTCGGCGCTGCGAGCGGGCGCGCGCGTGAAGGTCGTTCTCTCGGGCGAGCCGGGTCGGACGATCTCGACGCCGGGGTTCGAGCGTGACGCTCGCACCGTGATGAAGCTGCTGACGTCGTACCTCGGCACCGGCACCGCGTTCGGGATCCATCGCCTGCGCGACACGTTCGCCGACGACTGGCCCACGCGCCGCAGGGCGGTGCACGTGCTCGTCGTGACCGACTCCGACGTGTTCGGGCATCTCGGCGCGGAGCGCGAGGGCCGCAGCGGGTGGTCGATCGCGCGCGACGCGATCGAAAGAGCGCGCGGCGGTGGCACGTACGTGCTGCGCCTCGATCCGAGCTCGCATGCCGCCGACGTCGCGCGGATGCGGCAGGACGGCTGGGACGTGCACCACGTGCGCGCGCTCGAGGAGCTCGTCGCGTTCGCGCGTGCCTTCGCGCGTTCGCGGTACCATCGCGCGCGTCGATGA
- a CDS encoding AAA family ATPase, whose amino-acid sequence MTRFGKVSQAPTLPTPAAGPRDWDVADLYSAPLEGAIALEHAEIAIDEKLRQAYFWLVNSAILSPFYDIEYQDGPSASVVLGDAKSRLVLPSGQSYSSFVLLPLLNLAVRRRCLLVGGPGRGKTASAILMGVIAGYSIRDVQRAIQHGQPQMTVMDLLGNPLPKDLVNAEDPEQIRIAWRKWLGMRVKIVDEYNRIPTRTQSALLTVMADGYAEVLDQIYECPDSAWYLTANDDAGGGTYQVIEALRDRIDVVVKALHFNPRLLGDLLARMEQGVDPARAVPPEIVFTAAELDRAEKEIRAVVIPTAIRRRLEFFASQFELCEPAGAQFEYKTKDTLKLSNVEWHAVIAKDEGRDRVKDLGSQTKNGLSVRALMTSLVFTKAMAYFRGAREVSLEDVRQILPFVLHDKLVPDLDSPFFEAAGNDVYRVDRIAWIRQLFDLSCAEYDRLDLDRDDPVGALLAQMRAGLEGLDEREVRARLVTIERTLAEQAKGRKLYGPLFDDALVLKYVHQRYTNYLRWLTWRGGAR is encoded by the coding sequence CGCGGAGATCGCGATCGACGAGAAGCTGCGGCAGGCGTACTTCTGGCTCGTCAACAGCGCGATCCTCTCGCCCTTCTACGACATCGAGTACCAGGACGGGCCGAGCGCGAGCGTGGTGCTCGGAGACGCGAAGAGCCGGCTCGTGCTGCCGAGCGGGCAGAGCTACTCGTCGTTCGTGCTGCTGCCGCTGCTCAACCTCGCGGTGCGGCGACGATGTCTGCTCGTCGGTGGGCCGGGGCGCGGGAAAACAGCGAGCGCGATCCTGATGGGCGTCATCGCGGGCTACTCGATCCGCGACGTGCAGCGCGCGATCCAGCACGGTCAGCCGCAGATGACGGTCATGGATCTGCTCGGCAACCCGCTGCCGAAGGATCTCGTGAACGCCGAGGATCCCGAGCAGATCCGCATCGCGTGGCGGAAGTGGCTCGGCATGCGCGTCAAGATCGTCGACGAGTACAACCGCATCCCGACGCGCACGCAGAGCGCGCTGCTGACCGTGATGGCCGACGGCTACGCGGAGGTGCTCGATCAGATCTACGAGTGCCCGGACAGCGCTTGGTACCTCACCGCGAACGACGACGCGGGCGGTGGCACGTACCAAGTGATCGAGGCGCTGCGCGATCGCATCGACGTCGTGGTGAAGGCGCTGCACTTCAACCCGCGGCTGCTCGGTGATCTGCTCGCGCGCATGGAGCAGGGCGTCGATCCTGCGCGCGCGGTGCCGCCCGAGATCGTGTTCACCGCGGCCGAGCTCGATCGCGCGGAGAAGGAGATCCGCGCGGTCGTGATCCCGACCGCGATCCGGCGGCGGCTCGAGTTCTTCGCGTCGCAGTTCGAGCTGTGCGAGCCCGCGGGCGCGCAGTTCGAGTACAAGACGAAGGACACGCTGAAGCTCTCGAACGTCGAGTGGCACGCGGTGATCGCGAAGGACGAGGGACGCGATCGCGTGAAGGACCTCGGCTCGCAGACGAAGAACGGGCTCAGCGTGCGCGCGCTGATGACGTCGCTCGTGTTCACGAAGGCGATGGCGTACTTCCGCGGCGCGCGCGAGGTGTCGCTCGAGGACGTGCGGCAGATCCTGCCCTTCGTGCTGCACGACAAGCTCGTGCCCGATCTCGACTCGCCGTTCTTCGAGGCCGCGGGCAACGACGTCTATCGCGTGGATCGCATCGCGTGGATCCGGCAGCTCTTCGATCTCTCTTGCGCGGAGTACGACCGGCTCGATCTCGATCGCGACGATCCCGTCGGCGCGCTCCTCGCGCAGATGCGCGCGGGGCTCGAAGGGCTCGACGAGCGCGAGGTCCGCGCGCGCCTCGTGACGATCGAGCGAACGCTCGCGGAGCAGGCGAAGGGGCGCAAGCTGTACGGGCCGCTCTTCGACGACGCGCTCGTGCTCAAGTACGTGCACCAGCGCTACACGAACTACCTGCGCTGGCTCACGTGGAGGGGCGGGGCGCGATGA